catccgtgttgccaggcaaactgcctcaacacatatttttcgttaatgttgagacgtggaaatttcgtcaacactcaccactatgtttctaggcaaactgcctcaacacatcttttccttagtgttgagatTGCAAATCCatcaacactcaccactatgtTGATAGGCATACTACCTCAAAACATCTTTCTTCCTAGTGTTGATATGTTCAAACTACTCAATACTCACTGTTGTTATCATAGTGTTGACGGCTTCACCACCTCAACCCTCATCTTTGTGTTAAGGATCACTGCGCCAACACTCCATGGCATCAACACCTTATGACCAAGACATAAGTATGCCGACACAAGGATTatagactactcatgcctcctgccaaaggttagtcgaattttcctGGCAGTCCCTTAATGTCTTCCCTTTCGATTTTATCCTcttatgtcaccatctcatgcttacccgcaATAattccactgttacgtgctaagcaggggacttaatgttgatggtggtttttagttcaggggtaaaattgtaaaacctaacatttaatgtgtcgtcactctgtaaagaaacggatccatgtaaagtgatgagtgtccaacctctccactggcgtatttattgagcaactcaatatgttcacacgaaatttatccagactgatgcatgtaagcaacaatcctccatggattagtaggtgcaaagtcctacccaaaatcagaaagcaaagaataaaggagccgcggagaaggagcaacaatgagaggaagcgtggccatgccatagaccagccggcgccacttggacacgccccatgctacccaaccgacccttactcctttgtcgaccaatcaggtcgccttaaacctgccacactcccatgagttgtggttgggcccatacttgtcggccataTTCCCCGTCGACCAACTCGCATTAAACCTAccacgcacaccagaagtgtagccacactCGTGCTTGTCCGGACCCCctcttttattgaccaatcagttTTCTCTAAACCTTCCACATTATTAAAAGAGGTGAAATTGCAtcaagtggtcaccatgccaaattggcttcccaaagatTGTACAAACAACTGGGAATGTTTGGTAAACCATTTTAGTATGAGATATATTccaaaagtttcgtatggatgtctagcataacataacaaaaattcaaatcaatcggagtaacgaactaaaagatacaacataaaaggcgagctaggtcatggctgaaaactgacagaatccctcatgagtttcactgtcgggctgttttcacctcctaaacgagctcaaaacctaaatatttcttcgTGTGGAGATAGAAAATTATTTTCTGATCAGAATGGAGAGGCggatcgtcaaaatccgagttcgtacgagaattctacaacgattttagtgagggtcccacgtctgaattttctgattacgaaatttcatgagttaacacaaacttatgtgaatcatctcagccatccaacttggctagctaacttaaatggtttatatttaatttgagtcaatcatctcatccatccacggccacatgccgcatgccttatgcgctaattagggtttcggcatgccaaaccctaatttaggcaaagtttatACGCCAACCGATccaaaacaatgttccacagggtattgggattgatgtggccactgaaactgatgttgccacatcaCATTTGAGTATAACACCAATGTGTCAAAATTTagtgtccatggctacgccaggcgctacttgcactaccatgccgctggcatgcacaaactatgccagccattccaccgttcCACTGGAATGcatgaactatgccagccatgctgcagtaccactggcatgcgctacaGGCGCCACTATACCATTAtaaggcgccaacagaaggtatccataatcaacagctacccttcctcatgagatgcaatctcagccatccaagttcgccaccgaactgacagacttgtggcaagttttaggtgaccagccgattaaatctagtggccatagctacgccaggcgccacttacaccaccgtgccactggcatgcacgagctattccagtcatgccgcagtgccactgacatacaccaaaaacgccactgtgccattaccaggcgccaacagaaggtagccataatcaacgactacccttcctcatgagatgcaatctcagccatccagttcgccaccgaactgacggacttgtggcaagttttatgcgaccatccaagacgagcctaatagcatcacatgttattttcctgcggcaagactcttAATTTtggcttgccacacgtagcaaagtgctacatgttttctgtagtgatctacactacaaattagCTCAGAAACAACTCaggatctctaaggatagagatcaTATTTGGGAGAGGAAGCAACTGAGAGAGAAAGAAGTTTTAGATTCAATTTCAATATAGGTCGAACAAAAACCAATCCACAAAAGTTATACCCACTCACAAAAGACAGCACGTGTGTGAAGCACACGTGCGAATTAACTAAAACAGAAATTCAAAATAAACAGATTAATGTTTGATTAACGGATAAACAGGCTTCCCCTTAACCAAAAGTCTAAACTGGATGCCCCTTAACCGCTGGTAGAGTCCTTCCAAGCCAAGATTGTCAATTCTATGACAAATTCTCTCCCTTATTTAGATTCTTGTCCTCAAGAATCACCTTTGGAAATTGCACCTCAATGGCCAGCTTGTCTTCCCAAGTGGCCTCAGAATCTTTCATCCCCTCCCACTGAATTAGAACTTGCTCAACTGCACAGTTGTTCTTCTTGATAATCCTTGTGTCAAGCACCTGTAAGGGTCTTACTTTCATCTCCCCATCTTTAGATAGTTGAGGCAGAGTTGTATGTGGCAAGATCCCTTCCCCAAGTTTAGGCTTCCGCTGAGAGACATGAAAAGTTGGGTGGATTTTGGAGTCAGCTGGGACTTTCAGTCTATAAGCTACTTGGCCAATTTTTGCCTCAACCTGGTATGGCCCAAAGAATTTTGCTGAGAGCTTGAGATTCCTTCTCAGTTGGACTGAGGTCTGTCTATAAGGTTGTAGTCTCAGATACACCCAGTCACCAACAGAAAATGACCTCTATGTCCTTCCCTTGTCAGCTTGTCTTTTGATTCTTTGTTGAGATTCATCAAGAGCCCCTTTCAATAGCTGCTTTATGGATTGTCTCTGCTCTATGTAATCATCAACAACAGGGTGAACTCCTTGTGCTGCTGAAGTGACACCAAACTGTGGTGATGCATACCCATACGAGGATTCAAATGGAGTGATCTTGAGGCTTGTGTGGTAACTTGTGTTGTACCACCATTGAGCCAAGGGAAGCCAACTAACCCACTTGCTGGGTTTAAAGCTAGTCATGCACCTTAAATAAGATTCCAAACAGGCATTCACCCTCTCAATCTGCCCATCAGTTTGAGGGTGATAAGCTGTGCTCATATGTAATGCAGAACCTAGTCTAGCAAAAAGGGCTTGCCAGAAGTTGCTCAGAAAAATTGCATCTCTGTCTGACACAATAGATTTAAGAAGGCTATGGAGTTTAAACACAGTGTCAATAAATACCTTTGCCACTGAAGCTGCAGTATAGGGATGGCTTAATGGAATGAAATGGCTGAATTTAGTAAGCCTGTCTACCACCACCAGTATAACCTCCCTGCCTTCAGATTTTGGGAGGCCAGAAATGAAATCCATGTTGATGTGTTCCCAAACTTGCTCTGGAATGGGCAGTGGTTGAAGTAGGCCTGCTGGGCTGGTGTTAAAACCCTTGTGATGTTGGCATACATCACAAGATTGGACAAATATTTTAATATCCTTGTGCATTCCTATCCAAAAGAAATACAACTTAGCTCTCTGGTAAGTGGCATGTGTCCCAGAATGCCCCCCAATGGGTGAAGAATGAGTGGAGAGAATAACTTTCTGTCTTAATCCACCATGTTGTCTAACATAGAGTCTTCTCTTGTATCTCAACACTCCTTGCCCATAAGAATAGTTTTCCACTGCTCCTTCATGTACAGTTAATTTGGGAATTAGGTCCCTTGCATGATTATCTTCCTCATAATTGTCTTGAATTTCTGTGAACCACTCAGGCTGTAGTTGCAATAGATTCTGGCATAAGGGTTGCTCTTCTGAGTGGACTCTGGATAAGGCATCAGCTACTTGGTTCTTAGTCCCCTTTTTATACTTTAGCTCATAATCATAGCCCAACAACTTGGCTAGCCATTTCTGCTGAAGTAGTGAGTGAACTCTTTGCTCCATGAAGTATTTAATACTTTGGTGGTCGGTGAAGATGGTGAATTTGAGTCCCAATAAGTAAGATCTCCACTTTGACACAACCATTACCACTGCCATCAATTCTTTCTCATAGGTGGACATAGCCAAGAATCTGGTCACATTCCTTTTCTGAAGTAGGCTATGGGTCTTCCCCCTTGCGTGAGCACTGCTCCCACTCCAGTATCACAGGCATCAGTTGAGATTTCAAAGGGTTTGCTAAAATTTGGCAACACCAAGACTGGTGTAGAAGTGACAGCATCCTTAAGCTTTTGAAAGGCTAGCTGAGCTGAGTCATTCCACTGGAAACAATTCTTCTTCAATAAATCAGTCAATGGCTTGGAAATGAGTCCAAAATTCCTCACAAACTTCCTATAGTGCCCTGTTAGGCCTAAAAACCCTATTAGGTCTTTAATGGTTACAAGAGTTGGCCATTTCACCATGCAGTCTACCTTGGTGGGATCAGCAGCTACCCCCTCACCTGATATGATGTGCCCTAAGTACTCCAACCTGTCCTGGCCAAATGAGCATTTGCTGAGCTTTGCATATAGTTGGTTCTTCTGAAGAGTTTCTAGAGTAAGTTgtagatgttcttgatgagtctCCATATTTGGACTGTAGACTAGTATGTCATCAAAGAACACTAGTATGAACTTCCTAAAGTAGGGTTTaaacacatcattcatcaaggcttGAAAACTGGCCGGAGCATTAGTCAATCCAAAAGGCATGACTAAGAATTCATAGTTCCCTTGATGTGTTTTGAAAGTAGTCTTCTGAGTGTCCTTAGGTGACACCCTAATCTGGTGGTACCCTGCTCTCAAGTCAATTTTGGAAAAGACAAATGACCCTTTTAACTCATCTAACAGTTCTTCAATGACTGGAATGGGGTACTTGTCCTTGACAGTGATCTCATTAACTTTTCTTTAATCAACACAGAACCTCCAGCTCCTATCCTTCTTTTTAACTAGTAAAATTGGGGAAGAAAAAGGGTTGTGACTGGGTTTGATCACTCCTGACTTAAGcatttcttcaaccaacttttcaACCACTTCCTTTTGAACATAGGGAATTCTGTAAGGCATTTGGTTAGGTGGTGTAGAGTTTGATTGTAGGGGTATATGATGGTCATGAGATCTTTCAGGTGGCAATGAAGTTGGTTCTTTGAATATTGAAGTATATTTGGTGAGTATGGGTTCTAGGACTTCTGGTGTTTGAAGGAGGGGCTTTATGGATGTTATGCAAAATAGTTGCCCTGCCATACCTCTTTTGTTCTTCTTGAAGTACTTATGATAAGCACTTACTGACATAGATGAATTTCTGATGTCTTCAGTAAGCCCCTTAAGCTCAATCTCCTTACCCCCAGTGTGAAGGACACTGTCAtccttttgaaatcaaatttcacaggaCTTATAGTCCTCATCCAGTCTACTCCCAACACCATATCACATCCACCCAAATCCAAGACTCTGACATCAAAAGAGAAGTTATTTCGCTGCATGTTCCGGCTAAACTGAGGACATTTGGCATCACTGAGTACATTGTTACCATCTGCCACAGCTACATGTAAAGCAATAGTGGGTTCTACCAAGGCTCCACTGAGTCTTGCCATTTCAAGGTCAATGAAACTATGAGTGCTTCCACTATCAATCAAGACAGTGAATTCCTTTTTATTCTTAGTAACacctttaattttaattttgttgTGAGAAACATTACCAGATAAGGCATGTAGGGAAATCTCCACTTCTTCCTCTAGCTCTTGTATGACTAGAGAACTTCCAGGGGATTCTTCTTCTGAATTAGCTGATCCTTCCTCATCTCCAACCAACATGTATAGTTGTTGTTTAATACACCTGTGTCCATTATCATACttttcatcacaattataacacaaACCTTTCTCCCTTCTTGCCCTCATTTGAGCATAGGTTAACTTTTTAATGGGGGGTAGTTTAAGGCTGCCACTACTGGTGGGTGATGGTGTGTTAGATTTTGGTGGAGTCACAAAGATTTTAGAGCTGCTACTACCCATTGAGAATGGAGGAAGTCTTGAAACAAATTTTGCCTTCCTAGAAGTCCTCTCCAATACTGCTTCCTGTATCCTTGCTAAGTACATGGCTTGTGTGAGTGTTGAGGGTGAATGCATTTGGACtgccatcttgatttcttccttgAGTCCACTGACAAAGATAGAAGTGGAATAGGCTTCATTCAAGTATCTATTCTTAGTAATCATTAAGGCCTTGAGCTCCTCAAAAATTTCTTGGTACTCCAGCACAGTGCCTTCTTGACAAAGCTTGTTGAACTCCCCTACCACATCATCATGTCCGAGCTCTTGAAACCTAAAATTGACATCACTGCAAAATTCTCCCCACAAGAACACCTCCCCACTTTCTTGATAGTCATGAAACCACACATCAACTTTGCCTTCTAAGTGAAGAGAAGCAACCATGACTTTCTGCTCCTCATCCATTAAATGTAGTTGAAAAAACTTGTTACATTTACGAATCCAGGATCTAGGATTGGTTCCATAGAATTTAGGGAAATCTAATTTGGGCTTGTGAGTATTCGAAAATTGATTAGATAAGATATTGTGATTACCTCCTGTTTTCGAATCGTTTTGCAGTTGGAAGGGATTCTCTAGTAACCCATCACCTGATTTTTGTTGATTGagaaattttttcttccagagaCGACATCTTAAAATCAAGTAGGCTTCCTAGTCCTGCTAACAATTCCAGGGACAGTGTGTTCTGAGCATCATCGATCTTCTTGTTAAAATCTTTGAATCCTTCACTTTGATTGCTGGTTAGTTCATTAACACGCTTGTTTAAAGCGTCAAATTCCTTCTGGGTTACCATAACTTCACGGGAACACTCGGATCGagtgctatgataccaattataGTGATCTACACTATAAATTAGCTCAGAAACAACTCaggatctctaaggatagagatcaGATTTGGGAGAGAAAGCAACTGAGAGAGAAAGAAGTTTTAGATTCAATTTCAACATAGGTCGAACAAATACCAATCCACAGAAGTTATACCCACTCACAAAGTACAGCACGTGTGTGAAGCACACGTGCGAATTAACTAAAACAGAAATTCAAAATAAACAGATTAATATTTGATTAACGGCTAAACAggctgccccttaaccaaaagtcTAAACTGGATGCCCCTTAACCGCTGGTAGAGTCCTTCCAAGCCAAGATTGTCAATTCTATGACATTTTCCACTAAAACacacgagacatcaaacatgtcacaaattgggggatactcattagggtattggtctggcggtttacaacgtgcgacgtgcattacgcccgttacaggaaagtgtcatgaagcgggacggttagtgatggcaagaaataatggtgtaaacggatccacttccttcatcatggaagcataatttctaacggttacacgttactccactcttccatcactcaatcgtttccacttcctacgagaccagggtacgttttattacgacttgtataaataggttcacaTATATCCACCAAAGAAAAAGTTTTGGTCAAAgcacaacacagtatccagaaatcaccaaagaactgatagcttttcattctacaagccagttccactttctgatacaagacataaaacaaccacaccttaagaattaaccattctggtctcaacaccttcttcgcttccctccctaagaccaacccttctccttcactttgtgaccgaagcaagcctggaacggccatttcttggtttaggccaggattgtacagattgatctttcaaatcaaaagtactcccgtgcagtgcattgttttctcatccacacacccaaaattaccaaaaccaacagaaacagttttcacccacaaacacaagGTTGTACAACTGAGTTACCAAAGTGCTCAAATGAGATTCTGACAGAAAATACGTCCGAAAGCAACAAAAGGAAATCTCCAATTAAGGATCAGAAAATTAACCAAACGTCTCATAAaggtaaaactaaaaactttactcctttcaataagcattgttattattataGAGATAAAGGTCATATGCAAAGGGATTGTAAAATTCAAAAGATGCAAAACGCTTTAGCATTTGTTTCTAAAGAattgaaatttttcaaaaacCTCTCAGATCGTCATTGTCCTGTGAGACAAACGAATTATCACATGGATTCAAAATCGTATCCCAAAAGGAACATtcctaaaaggaaaaataatagaaagAGTAACATCTTTATCAATGGGGATATGAGATCTGATTTTTTCAAAGTGGAAACATGCAATGTCGCTAGAAATGAATAATCTTCATTCAAAGTCCACATACAAGTGGATAGCAAAATCCAAAAAGGTATCCAAAAGGAAGTCATCTAAAACAGATTCTAAGAAAAACTATCTTGTTGTAATCTTAGACAAAGATGACTATGAATGTCTAGTGTTCAGACTAAAAAGGGaggatattcgaaaatatcatgctGGACCATGTTCCACGAATACTGAGCTATCACAAGGTCACTCCAACAACTCATGTTGGCATTCGGAATTTCCCTAGATGTGCTCAATTCAAATAAAAGGGAAGTTCTAAAAAGGAGCACGAGACTTTGAAGGAAGTATAATATTATACTCATGAATATCTAAAGGGTTTTTCTATACTTGGAATACCTTTCTATTCTTAGAAAAATGATTTCCATCTTTGGAAAGTCCATGAGAAAAATCTGAGAAAGATTTTTTTTCAGATTATCTAGATCATACTGGTTCGGAAAAAGTCTTATGATGTTTCCGAAAGtgtatattttcacaaataataTACCTTGATTAGGTATCTCAATCTTGGAAACCAAGCTTGACTTATTATATAAACCATCTACAGGACCGATACTTCCCTCTATGATTTGTCTGCGGTCAgagatgggtgaaaatactattgatattgaatcccaacttcgaaaacttgaaaACTTTCAAGTTGAGCTCAAATGCTATTTCTCTAAAGAACATAAAAAGAACCATATTTCTTTTGAACTCATGCTTATGCTAATGGGAGATTCTGAAGTTGCTCGTGAACTTATGGAAGCTACAGTTTTGAATGAAAAACTGCTTGAGTCAAAACTCTTAAAGTTGATCGTGGAAGTAAATCTCTTGAAAAAAAGACTCTATTatatgaaagaaaagagaagactaaaatTTCAGAATACTGAAGAATCTTCGGTGAATAATAAGAGCACTTCTaaggattaagttatatgttgtaatacttaatccagaaaaacagacttcagtttttgatttctttcaataattgcaaagtctattatgaataaaactatcttattatgaataaaattattggtttataatttttcttgtgatagtttatgattacatagcctgtgcttgaatgctatATTTTATCggtatgtatgtttatgggatgtttgatttcggtattattaccttaatattcgatctcataatgtgtgaacccttatggtttgggtgactttttgatttagcgggattaagttctagcccatgttggtaggctttatcaaaggatcatgaggggttcctgtagaaacaatatgtgaaaaagtcacaatatgttgaatcttttggtttagcataaaagcatatgtgtttcgaggtttaaacttttgcatcgcatagttaaaaccggttttcaacctttctctggtaaaggttgctctttgttgttgttcttttgttttggcgggaggatgataactttaatgggggagagttctaagtgaacttgcgcttaatgacatatcttaaggggagaagaggatgcggaatttgaggtaacaatcttgttagttaattgttttcctgtttaagaaaagcatgattttatttcatatccttattgcttttgcttaacaaaatttcggtacaattgatgttgattccattatttgtgtatgaatgtttgattatgattcaattgtttccagttaagaaaaactattattatctttcattattgtttggtatcaattttttaggcttacaaaatttcagtgcaattgcagtgctataaggtctatgtttgtttcaattgcttccggttaagataaatgattatgcaagttgatttattgggtttgtatgaattgtttatgtctTAAAAAAAGTGTTTCGGGATAAATT
This is a stretch of genomic DNA from Papaver somniferum cultivar HN1 chromosome 1, ASM357369v1, whole genome shotgun sequence. It encodes these proteins:
- the LOC113358147 gene encoding uncharacterized protein LOC113358147, with the protein product MDEEQKVMVASLHLEGKVDVWFHDYQESGEVFLWGEFCSDVNFRFQELGHDDVVGEFNKLCQEGTVLEYQEIFEELKALMITKNRYLNEAYSTSIFVSGLKEEIKMAVQMHSPSTLTQAMYLARIQEAVLERTSRKAKFVSRLPPFSMGSSSSKIFVTPPKSNTPSPTSSGSLKLPPIKKLTYAQMRARREKGLCYNCDEKYDNGHRCIKQQLYMLVGDEEGSANSEEESPGSSLVIQELEEEVEISLHALSGNVSHNKIKIKGVTKNKKEFTVLIDSGSTHSFIDLEMARLSGALVEPTIALHVAVADGNNVLSDAKCPQFSRNMQRNNFSFDDDSVLHTGGKEIELKGLTEDIRNSSMSVSAYHKYFKKNKRGMAGQLFCITSIKPLLQTPEVLEPILTKYTSIFKEPTSLPPERSHDHHIPLQSNSTPPNQMPYRIPYVQKEVVEKKVNEITVKDKYPIPVIEELLDELKGSFVFSKIDLRAGYHQIRVSPKDTQKTTFKTHQGNYEFLVMPFGLTNAPASFQALMNDVFKPYFRKFILVFFDDILVYSPNMETHQEHLQLTLETLQKNQLYAKLSKCSFGQDRLEYLGHIISGEGVAADPTKVDCMVKWPTLVTIKDLIGFLGLTGHYRKFVRNFGLISKPLTDLLKKNCFQWNDSAQLAFQKLKDAVTSTPVLVLPNFSKPFEISTDACDTGVGAVLTQGGRPIAYFRKGM